One Nocardiopsis gilva YIM 90087 genomic window, GGGCCGGGATGGGCAAGACCGAATGCGGAATCCACCTCTAATGGCACGCGGAATCGCCACGGCGCGGGGGGACGGGAACGCACCCATCCCCCTGGTCGCCGTGGCCCACGGCAGCGAGGACGAGCGGTCGTCGCACACGGTCGAGCAGATCTTCGCCCGCGTGCGACGCCTCCGCCCGGACCTGGACGTGCGCGTCGCCTACCTCGACCACGTCTCCCCCAGCGCGGAAGAGGCCATCACGGCGGTGGCAGCGGAGGGAGCGGGCGAGGTCGTCGTCCTCCCCGCCCTGCTCACCGCCGCCTACCACAGCAAGATCGACCTCCCCGCCGTGCTGGAGCGGATCCGCGAGTCCTGCCCGTGGCTGCACATCCACTACGCCAACACGCTGGGCCCGCACCCGCTGCTGCTCGACGCCGTCGAACAACGCCTTGAGGAAGCAGGAGCCGTAGCAGCACCGGACACCTCACTCGTGCTGGCCTCGGCCGGTTCGAGCGACGCGGGGGCCAACCACGTCATCGAACAGATGGCATCCGCCCTCGCCGCCCGCGGCCCCTGGCGCCAGGTCACCCCGGCCTACGCCTCGGCCGCTTCCCCGACCCCGGCAGAGGCAGTCGCCCACCTGCGCGCCTCGGGCGCGCATAAGGTCGCCGTGGCGGGCTACCTACTGGCCCCGGGCTTCTTCTCCGACCGTGTCGCCGACCAGTCCTTCGCCAACGGCGCCGCAGCCGTAGCCCCGGCTCTGGGCGACGCCCCTCAGCTGGCCCGGGTGATCCTCGGCCGCTACGAATCAGCCAAACACAGGGTGCCCCTGTCGGGCATCACCACCGGCTGAGCCCAGGGCCAGTACCTTTCCCATCATCCGACCACAGGGGGTTCCCGCGCGCGGGAACCCCCTGTTCGCTTCTCCTGCGTCAGTCCGTACCCATGTCCATCCAGGGCTCGTCAGGCTGTGTAGGCGAACAACCCCATCATGCCGACCTCGCCGTGGTAGACGTTGTGGCAGTGCACGAGCCACCGGCCAGGGTTGGCCGAGTCGAAGTCGCATTCCAAGGACTGCCCGGGCAGCACGATGAGGGTGTCCTTGCGGGGGCCGTCCGGACCCACCTGGAAGGTGTGCCCGTGCAGGTGCAGTGGGTGCCACATGTCGGTCGAGTTGGTGAAGGCGACGCGGACCCGTTGTCCCTGGCGGATCTCGAAGGCGTTCTTGGTGGGCGCGTCACGGTCGAACGCGCGCCCGTTGATCGCCCAGTCATAGTCGGCCATACCGCCGGTCAGCTTGATCGTGTGGCGGACGTCAGGATCGCGGTCGTCGAGGCGCACGCTCGCATCCGCCACCAGGTCGGTGGCGTTCACGATCTCACCGTCGAGGCTGTCGGGCCGCACGTCCGGGCCCGGGGCCTCCCCTGAGCCGGAGCGCAGCAGCGCGAGCGCCGTGGCGCTCTTGCCTTCGGCCAGCGCGACGAGCGGGAACACGCCGTCCTTCACGGTCACGAGCACGTCGTAGCGCTCACCCATGCCCAGCAGGACCGCGTCGACCTCGCGATGCTCGACGGGGAAGCCGTCGGTATGGGTGATCGTCATCCGGTGCCCGCCCAGGGCGACGCGGTAGGCGGTGTCGCCTCCGGCGTTGATCAGGCGGATCCGCAGCCGCGTGCCCGGCTTGGCGCTGAACGTGTGCGGGTCGTTGGCGGGGCGCCCGTTGACGAGATGCATCGGATAGAAGACGTCGCCGGCGTCACCGCCCAGCAGGTCACTGGACGCACCCATCAGCATGGGTCCCATGCGCATGGGGCCGGAGCCGCCTTCGCCCCCGCCGTGCCCCTCGTCGTGCCCCATGCCTTTGCGCGCTTGGGCGAGCACCTTGTCGGGGGTGGTGTCGATGCCGTCCAGCCAGTCGTCGAGCATGACGACCCACTCCTCGTCGTAGGAGAGGGGCTCGCGGGGATCGTCCACGATCAGCGGTGCATAGAGTCCCCGGTCGAGCTGGGTACCGACGTGCGGATGAAACCAGTAGGTCCCCGGCGTGTCCGCGGTGAACCGGTAGGTGAACTGTTCACCGGCGGGCACCGCGGCCTGGGTGACATGAGGGACGCCGTCCATGTCATTGCGCACGGCCAGGCCGTGCCAGTGGATGGAGGTCGCTTCTGGGAGCCGGTTGTCCAGCGTGGCGTTCAGAGTGTCCCCGGCCGTGAGCCGGAGCTCCTCACCGGGAAGCGCGTCGCCGAGACTCCACGTGCGTACCGATCGCCCACCGATGTCCAGATCGGATTCGACGGCGCTCAGGCTGAACTTACGCTCTCGCCCCGTGCTGGGGCGCTTCTTCTCAACGGCGCCGACGATGTCGTCGGTGGGCTTGACGAGCGTCGGCGACGCATCTCCCCGCCCACAGGCAGAGAGCAGGCCGAGACCGGAAAGCGCGGTTCCGCCGCCGATGAAAGTGCGGCGGCTGATGTTGGGCATGACGAAACTGTCCTTCGCATGGCATAGAAGTACGGATGGAATAGATGGTCGTGGAACGACCGGTATTAGATCCGCAGAATCGACAGTTCAGCCAGGTCCGGCGTTGAGGGCGGAGCAGCATGCGCGACAAACTGCGTCGCGACTGGAGCACTCGGGGGCGGCACCGGGATGACGAGACGAACCGGCCCCGGCGCCGACAGGTCCAGCGCTGTCTTAGCGCTCAGACACATGTGCGTCGCCGGCTCGCATTCGGCCTGATGCGACGCGGGCGTCGCCGTGTGGCCCGCCTCCGCCCAGTGAGATGGCCGTTCGGACGCGCGACCCAAGTTCTCATCGGCCTGCGACGACGGGTCCTCGCCGAAGGAGGCCGTGAACGTGACGGCGTGCTGATAGGACGCCGCTGATGCAGTCACGTCCCCGCGCACCATTCCGTGATGGGCGATGAAGGCGACGACCGTGAGCAGTATGGCCGCGTACGCGAACCGCCAGACTCGAGCACGGCGCGAACGCGCGCCACTTCGGCTCACTGGGCTCGCACCTCGCTCCCGACGTGTGGTGTCCCGACTTTCCCAGTGAGACAGTATGCCCCTCCGTCATAGCAGGGGCGACTCGGCCCGTCCTCGCGCGTGCGGAACTCGGGCGAGGGCGACCTGGACGGCGCGTGACATGGCGACCTCCGCCGACTGCGCCGCCGTGTCAGCAACCCGCGTCGGCATACATACGCTGCTCCCAGTCGGTGACAGCGCCGCAGAACCCCATCCACTCCGCAGCCTTGACCGCCCGGTAGAGCTCAGCGGTCTCGGCGCCGAGCGCACTGGTGACCACTGGGTCAGCGTCAAACCTGTCCAGGGCTTCGCCCAGGGTCAGTGGCAGATCGGGGAACAGCGCCGTCCCGTCACCGTAGGCCCCCTCCTTGGGCGGCCCGGGGTCGATCTCGTTCTTGATTCCGTCCTCGATGGCGGCGAGGAGGACGGCGTGCGACAGGTAGGGGTTGACCAACGCATCGGG contains:
- a CDS encoding sirohydrochlorin chelatase, whose product is MARGIATARGDGNAPIPLVAVAHGSEDERSSHTVEQIFARVRRLRPDLDVRVAYLDHVSPSAEEAITAVAAEGAGEVVVLPALLTAAYHSKIDLPAVLERIRESCPWLHIHYANTLGPHPLLLDAVEQRLEEAGAVAAPDTSLVLASAGSSDAGANHVIEQMASALAARGPWRQVTPAYASAASPTPAEAVAHLRASGAHKVAVAGYLLAPGFFSDRVADQSFANGAAAVAPALGDAPQLARVILGRYESAKHRVPLSGITTG
- a CDS encoding multicopper oxidase family protein, whose protein sequence is MPNISRRTFIGGGTALSGLGLLSACGRGDASPTLVKPTDDIVGAVEKKRPSTGRERKFSLSAVESDLDIGGRSVRTWSLGDALPGEELRLTAGDTLNATLDNRLPEATSIHWHGLAVRNDMDGVPHVTQAAVPAGEQFTYRFTADTPGTYWFHPHVGTQLDRGLYAPLIVDDPREPLSYDEEWVVMLDDWLDGIDTTPDKVLAQARKGMGHDEGHGGGEGGSGPMRMGPMLMGASSDLLGGDAGDVFYPMHLVNGRPANDPHTFSAKPGTRLRIRLINAGGDTAYRVALGGHRMTITHTDGFPVEHREVDAVLLGMGERYDVLVTVKDGVFPLVALAEGKSATALALLRSGSGEAPGPDVRPDSLDGEIVNATDLVADASVRLDDRDPDVRHTIKLTGGMADYDWAINGRAFDRDAPTKNAFEIRQGQRVRVAFTNSTDMWHPLHLHGHTFQVGPDGPRKDTLIVLPGQSLECDFDSANPGRWLVHCHNVYHGEVGMMGLFAYTA